AAACTTCACACCCTATAATTGGCTTAACACCTTGTTTTTTACATTCTTTATAAAAATCAATAATTCCATACATTACTCCGTGATCAGTAATCGCCATGGCAGGCATATTTAATTCTTTTGCTCGCGTTACCACATCTTTTATTTTAGCTGCTCCATCTAGCAGACTATACTCGGTATGAACATGTAAGTGAACAAAGCTAGACATGGTTTTACTTCCCCCTATATTTTATATCTTTGCTCCTATTTTTTCTCCCAATCTTACAGAAGTTTCTAAATGTCTACTACTATTTCTTAAAATATCCTTATCAACGACTAATTTCCCTTTTTTAAAAAATAATATAACAGTAGAGCCTCCAAACTTAAAATAACCTTTTTCTTCCCCTCGAGACACTTTATTATTTTTAAAAGTTTGTACAATGCTTCCTACGCAGGTTGCACCGACTTCTACCATAACTGTTTCGTCAAAATTATCACTTGCAAAATATGTTACCTCTCTTTTATTTTTGCAGTAAAGATTCGAAACTCTTTTAAGGGCTAAAGGATTAACAGAGTAGTAACTTCCTTTTATTTTATGACAAGACGTTACTTCTCCCCAATCAAAAAAGTGAAACCGGTGATAATCAGCAGGAGCTAGTCTAAAAACAAGACACGTCCCTTGGTTATATAAGTCTGC
This genomic interval from Proteinivorax tanatarense contains the following:
- a CDS encoding phosphatidylserine decarboxylase encodes the protein MDIFYIDRITKEKKVEKIPSTKMLNWLYYSRPGTKTLDIVVKRKWASSFYGLMQSLPISKFKISKFVNQYGIDLSESLNSDPRDYKSFNHFFTRRLTPNARPICQQKNNLISPVDGKVMAYTNIDVNRIIQIKGFYFTLEELINDDKKADLYNQGTCLVFRLAPADYHRFHFFDWGEVTSCHKIKGSYYSVNPLALKRVSNLYCKNKREVTYFASDNFDETVMVEVGATCVGSIVQTFKNNKVSRGEEKGYFKFGGSTVILFFKKGKLVVDKDILRNSSRHLETSVRLGEKIGAKI